The Halorussus rarus genome includes the window CGACCACTGGAAGCAGGACACCGAGGCCGTCGTCACGCGGTTCGAGGACTACCACGGGAAGGTTCCCGAGGTCGCGGGCGTCCACTGGCGGCTCATGTCGGACGACACGGCCCGGTACACCTACCAGATGAACAAGAACGCCGACATCTTCAACATCCCCACCTCGAAGTTCGACCCGAGCATGGTCTCGGTCGAGGAGACCGACGACATGGGGCGCAAGCACGGCACCTACGGCCCCGTGCGGAACGGCGAGACCGTCAACTTCGGCCGGGTCGGGACCATCAGCAACCACTACGTCGGCTTCAACTGCGAGAAGGTCGACAAGAAGGTCCGCAAGGCGTTCGCCTACGCGCTCAACCAGGAGACGGTGGCCAACACCATCTTCAAGGGCCGCTCGAAGCCCGCCCAGCACTTCACGCCGCCCGCCATCTTCCCCGGCGGCGCCAGCGGCTACGAGGAGCACGCCAAGGACTACCCCTACGGCAGCGACGAGCTCAGGCTCCAGAAGGCCAAGGAGCTGATGAAGGAGGCCGGCTACGGGAAGAACAACAAGCTCGACATCACGCTGACCACCTACGACGCGAACGTCTACATCGAGATCTCGAATCTCCTCCGGGACAAGCTCGCGAGCGCGTACATGAACATCTCGGTCGAGCCCGTGCAGTTCCCCACGCTGGTCAACCGCGGCCGGAACGGGAAGCTCGAGGCGTACACGCTCGGGTGGCTCATGGACTACCCCGCGCCGGACAACTTCCTGAAGCTGCTGTACCCGCCCAAGACCGACACCTCGAAGAAGGGGATGGCGTCGTACGTCAACTGGTCGGGCACCGAGGCCGCCGAGAAGGCGACCCAGGCGTGGGAGAAGATCCAGGCCAACACCAAGCCCACCGAGGCGGCCCAGAAGGCCCGCAACGAGGCGTACCTGGCGATGGAGGAGGCCAACTGGGAGGACGCGGTGATGATTCCGCTGGACCACCCGTACGAGGACCGGATGTCGTACGACTGGGTCGACGTGCCGATGTTCGGCGGCGGCGGACGCTCGCGCCAGATGCTGAACACCGCGAAGTTCACCGGCAAGCGCAACTGACCGCGGACGCCGTCGGCGGTATTTTTTCTGAGACGATGAACAGTTATGATTACTAGATTTGGGTATAGACAGGTTGAGCCGTCTGAGATGGGCGGTTGGGGGAAAACACAAGACCTAATGAGACGACTGTCAAAATAGCGGTCATGTGCGCGGTCCAGTTTGGGTACGTTCAACACGACAGGAGTAGCCGTATCTGCGGCGGTGGTTCGCCGTGAGCAGGTGGCAGTACTTCGCGAAGCGGGTACTGCTCTCGGTTCCGGTGTTGCTGTTCGGGGCGTCGATCACGTTCCTCGTGATCCGAGCGGGACCCCTCGACCCGGTGTCCGCGATACTGGGACCGCAGGGGAACCCGCAGGCCTACCAGACGATCCGACGCCAGCTCGGGCTGAACCAGCCGCTCTGGCAGCAGTACATCGACTACATGATCAACATGTTCACCTTCGACCTGGGCGAGTCGTGGGTAATCAGCCCCGACACCAGCGTCTACTCGCTGGTGACCAGCTACGCGCCCCGGACCATCTGGCTGGGGTTCTGGTCGGTGCTCATCGCCATCTTCATCGGCATCCCGCTGGGGTTCTACGCGGGGCTCAACCCCAACACGTTCAGCGACTACGTGGCGTCGTTCGGCGGCATCGTCTGGCGCGCCATGCCGAACTTCTGGCTGGCGGTCATCCTGATGAGCGTCCTCTCGCAGTCGGGCGACTTCATGTTCGGATTCGACTGGGAGAACTGGCTGTACTCGACGAACGTGACGGGCCCGCCGCCGCTGGGCAACCTCACGTCGTTCGAGGGGTTCGTCACGGCGCTCAAGAAGATCGCCCCGGCCGCGCTCGTGCTGGGGTCTGCGTCGATGGGCAACGAGATGCGCATCGGTCGGACCGCCGTGCTGGAGACGGTCAACTCGAACTTCATCGAGACGGCGAAGGCCAAGGGCGTCCCGCCCCGGTCGCTCGTCTGGAAGCACATCTTCCGGAACGCGCTCATCCCGCTGGTGCCGATCATCACGGGCGAGGCGTTCATCCTCATCGGCGGGTCGGTGCTGGTCGAGACGGTGTTCGACATCAGCGGCATCGGGTTCCTGTTCTTCCAGGCGGTCAAGAACGGCGACATGCCGCTGGTGGGATCGCTGATGTTCATCTTCATCCTGCTGGTGGTCCTCATCAACATCATCCAGGACGCGCTGTACACGATAATCGACCCGCGGGTCGGCTACGACGGAGGTGCCTGACATGAGCGCAGACCAGGACCGAGAGGACGTCTCGATTCTCGAACGCATCCGGGAGAACCCCGGGCCAGCGATGGGGTGGCTCGCCGGCGCGCTGGTGCTGTTCGCGCTCGAAGCCGGCGCAGTCGTCCACTTCGTGACCAGCCTGGTGGGGTCGCCGGTCGACCTGCCGACGCTGCTCACCCGCGACCTCATCCCGAACAACGGGTACGTGACGCCGGGCGGAGCGTGGCAGGAGACGTTCCTGAACCTGCCCGCCGCCTACGCGTGGGCGATCCGGGTCGTGCTCGTCTACGTCTACGCGTTCGTGTGTATGGTGTGGCTCTGGCGGGGCTACGAGATCTTCCGGGAGCACTACCGCTACGCCGAC containing:
- a CDS encoding ABC transporter permease codes for the protein MSRWQYFAKRVLLSVPVLLFGASITFLVIRAGPLDPVSAILGPQGNPQAYQTIRRQLGLNQPLWQQYIDYMINMFTFDLGESWVISPDTSVYSLVTSYAPRTIWLGFWSVLIAIFIGIPLGFYAGLNPNTFSDYVASFGGIVWRAMPNFWLAVILMSVLSQSGDFMFGFDWENWLYSTNVTGPPPLGNLTSFEGFVTALKKIAPAALVLGSASMGNEMRIGRTAVLETVNSNFIETAKAKGVPPRSLVWKHIFRNALIPLVPIITGEAFILIGGSVLVETVFDISGIGFLFFQAVKNGDMPLVGSLMFIFILLVVLINIIQDALYTIIDPRVGYDGGA
- a CDS encoding ABC transporter substrate-binding protein, translating into MTDTDSVSRRRFLQATGGAASAVALAGCTGGDGSDSEGTTTDGSGDSGEGRNLKVTWRPLDTLDPIASTDSASGWVIQQVNDTLANYKEGTVEIESRLATDWSIENNTKYTFTLAENAKFHNGEDVTADDVVYSLERLAGSPSSRRASFILSDLGVKHETRTVTKDGEQVEEYKPGTLAVNAEDEHTVSIELEEPFHASLPMLAYTSFAVIPEGIIGDVGDYEGQMSQKKFAKEPVGAGPFEFDHWKQDTEAVVTRFEDYHGKVPEVAGVHWRLMSDDTARYTYQMNKNADIFNIPTSKFDPSMVSVEETDDMGRKHGTYGPVRNGETVNFGRVGTISNHYVGFNCEKVDKKVRKAFAYALNQETVANTIFKGRSKPAQHFTPPAIFPGGASGYEEHAKDYPYGSDELRLQKAKELMKEAGYGKNNKLDITLTTYDANVYIEISNLLRDKLASAYMNISVEPVQFPTLVNRGRNGKLEAYTLGWLMDYPAPDNFLKLLYPPKTDTSKKGMASYVNWSGTEAAEKATQAWEKIQANTKPTEAAQKARNEAYLAMEEANWEDAVMIPLDHPYEDRMSYDWVDVPMFGGGGRSRQMLNTAKFTGKRN